Part of the Salinigranum rubrum genome is shown below.
CGGCGTGTTCGCCGGACTGGGCGTCGGGCTCACCGGCGACTATCTCGACGCGAGCGTGCTCGTGCTCGGCGTCTTCGCCGGCTCCGCGCTCTGGTGGCTCTGTCTGAGCGTGGGGGTGGACTCCCTCCGGGCGCACGTCACCCCGCGCGTCATGCGTCGCGTGAACCAACTCGCCGGCGGGGTCGTCGTCGGGTTCGGACTGCTCGCGCTCTGGAGCGTGCTGTGAGATCGGAGGTGCGCCGTCGGAACGCGCGTTAGCTGCTGGGGGCGGTATGGTGAGGGACGACGACGGGGTGGGCAGCGGGTGGACAGCACGGAGACCGCACGACACACGGGCGCGGTGAGGCCACAGCCTCCCCAGCCGACTGCGGTACTCGGCCGCTCACGTCCGTTCGCGGCTCCGGTGCTCATCCCTCGCGCGTGAGGGCTGGCGAGACCTGCGGTCTCGCCGCTTCCCGCTCGTTGCACTCACGGGAACGCGGGACGGAGCCGCGACCGTCACGCGCCACCGCATCGTCTCGTGGCGGTCGGCGCGCGAGAGCGAGTGAGTGAAACGAACGAGCGAACGCGCGAGGGTCGGCTCGCGCCTCCGTGCGCGAGCCACCGGGTGGGGAGGTGTGAGGCTGCGGTCCACCGCGTCCGTGTCCCGCGCGGCCGTCCCGTCCACACTGACCTCGCTGACGTCGCATCGATATCCATCGCTCGCTACGCCCCTCACCGATACGAATCAGTACGACCAACCGAACCGAACCGAACACCGTCTTCGAGGCTCGGGGAGTCGCCGCAAAACAGTATCAGTCAGTCCGCCGTCGAGTGGACCGTCTCCTCCGACGCGGTGCGGAGTTCGCGGACGCTGCTGAGGACGACCGCACCGGCCACGAGCAGCGCCGCACCGACGATGACGACCAGACTGACCGTGTTGAGCACGTCGATGCCGAGGAAGTTGCCGACCTGGCGGATGGCGACGGCGAACGCGCCCAGGAGGAGCATCACGCCGAAGTAGACCTTGATGCCCTCCTCGTCGACGAGGCTCGTCGCGGCCGCGCCGAGACGGGCGCCGAGGGCGCTCCCCGCGAGGAGGGGCGCCACGATGGAGAGGTCGACCGCACCCGACTGCGCGTAGAGGAACGACCCGATGCCGCCCGAGAAGACGATTTCGAAGAGGTCGGTCCCGACCGCGACGGGGACCGGAACGCCGATGGCGTAGAAGAGCGCGGGCATGCGGATGAACCCGCCACCCACGCCCAGAAAGCCCGACAGCAGTCCCGTGAAGAACGCCACGATGAGAACCATCCACAGTGAGACGGTGATTCCCCCTCTGAGAGAGATCATCGGCGGGACGTGGTACGACTGTATCTTCTTCGCGATGTCGGGGATGTCGTGCTCGTCGTCCCCCTCAGACTCGTCGACGTCGTGACTGAGACCACCGCCGCCGCCTCGGAGCGCCTCGCGGGTGACGAACGCGCCGATGCCACCCAGGAGGACGACGTAGGCGACGCTGACGACGCTGTCGGCGAGGCCGATGTGCTGGAGGTACTCCAGTCCGAGCCTTCCGACTTCGATGCCCAGGGTGGTCCCGACGATCATCGAGACGCCGAGTTTGTAGTCCACCTGCCCCAGGTCGCGGTGTTTCAGCGTCGCGATCACCGAGGTGCCGAAGACGAACGCCAGCCCGGACCCGACGGCGACGTTCGGTTCGTAGCCCATCACCAAGAGCGCGGGCGTGACCAGGAACGACCCGCCCATCCCGAAGAAGCCGAACAGGACCCCGATGAGGAGGCCGAAGCCGGCGAACATCGCGAGCAGGGCGACGCTCACACCCATGAGTTCCATCGCCATCGTCACTCGCCCCGCAGCAGCCTGACGACGTGCTTTCCGACCAACTGTTCGAGCGCGCCGTAGCCGACGTAGAGGATGGCCGCCTCGACGAGGACGAGGCCGACCAGCGCGGCCGCCTGTGTGTTCCCCGGAAGGGATTCGATACCGAACATCACCGCTCACCTCGTTGTAGTCTTGCACTCATTTCGGATTCTTGCACAGACCACACTACACTGTAGGCGGAGATAACAGTTTTGGGATTACTATGCAATACTATATTCCGCTAACCGACTGGTGGTGATAGATAGGTTATGGATACGTTTTCGACGCGAACCACCGCGGACCGAGTCCCACGTCCGCCCCGAGACCGAAAGGCAGGGCGGTTCACGCGGAGGTCACCGAGACCGAACGACGACGTACACGACAGCCCCGTGACTCCGAGGGAGTTCGAGGAGCGGTCGGCGTCAGGCGTGTCGTGGTGGTCGTGTCCCAGACCGACACGTGGGCTCGAACGGAGGCGGAGGACCGTCGACACGGCGCACTCGCCGACACGAGACGCCCGTCGACGGGGTCGGACGAGGGCGCTACGAGGACACGACTTAACTCGCTGTGCGTGGTACCTGCGCCGATCAGCCGGTCGAACGCCCGTCGTTCGGGCCGCATCGGCTTCACGAGCGCGCGTCTCCGGTCCGCTCTCGCCGTCGGAGAACGACCGGTCGCCGACAATCCCCATGAATACGAACCCACAGAAACTCTCGCCGGACGACGTCCACTACCTCTCCTTCGAGGGGGGCGGAGGGAAGGGAGCGGCCTATCTCGGTGCGCTGACGGCGCTCGCCCACCCCGACATCGGGCTCCTCCAGCACGAGGCAGCGACGGACGACTACCACCTACGACGCTGGACCGACGCGGACGAGTTCGGTATCAGAGGGGTGGCCGGCGCGTCCGTCGGCGCCATCACCGCCGCGTTGCTCGCGAGCGGGTGGGGTGTCCGTGCGCTGTACGAGAACGTCGTCTCGGATCGAACGGCGCTCGCGGGCTTCTTCGACGCCGCCGAACCCACACACCGCAAGGTGCCCGTCGCGCTGGATGCCGGACGAGAGTCGCCTCCGCGGCGTGGTGAGTCGTCGCAGCCCGCGAACTGTCTCGTCGAGAACCGGGGTGAGTTCGTGCGGCGGCTCGGCACGCGTTCGGCGGGGGCGGCGGTCGACGCTCCGCTCGGAAAGCTGGTCGGGCGTCTCACACCGAACCCGGCCGTTCGTCAGTTCTTCACCGATCCGATGAGGCATCTGCAGAACCTCTGGGTCGACTACGGGCTGTTTTCGGGCTGTTCCGGACGGTCCTTCCTCGAAACCAGTGTTCGGAACGGGCGGTTCGTCGACCGAGGGGACGACCCTCGCGCGGCGCGCTCCGAGGGCGGGGAGCAGGACGTCACGTTCAGCGAGCACAGGCGGCGCAGCGGTATCGACCTGGTCCTGACGGGGACGAACCTGCGAACGGGGCGCGCGGCGTACCTCTCCGCTCGGCACGGGCTCGGCGGGATGACCGTCGCCGACGGCGTTCGGATCTCGATGGGACTCCCGTTCGTGTTCAAACCGGTCCGGATTTCCCAGGAGGCGGACCCGCGCTACGCCGGGCTCTGGGTCGACGGGGGCGTCCTCAACAACAACCCGATTCACGCGTTCGACCACGCTGACGGCGCGTTCAACGAGGCCGTGCTCGGGTTGCGTCTGGAAGTTGACGGGAACAACGAGATAACGAGCCTGGTGAGCTACGTGAAGGCGCTCGGGAAGACGTACCTCGACGCCTCGGAGACGCGCGAGATCCGAACCGAACGGGAGGGACGCCAGACGGTCTCGCTCCCGATTCCGGACGGGACGCTCGGCCTCTTCGAGTTCGCGCCGAGCGAGGAGAGCGTTCGGACGGCCGGCGTCGCGTCCGCGAACGCGGTCTTCGACTACTTCGAGGTCGACGGGGACCCGGAGTCGTCACTCGAAGCGGTCGTCGGGCTGCGTGCGTCGTGAGGTGGTCGTGTCCGTCGACTCCGCTCAGTCGCCCGCGAGTGACTCCTGGCTTGCGGCGCAGTTGTTCGGGCCGAGTTCGAGTTCGAACGCCTCGTCGTCGTCGACGGATTCGAGGCCGAGGTTGGTCGCGATGATCTCCTCGTAGTTGCCGGGGCGGGGCGGCATATCGGAGAGGACGAGGTCGACGAACGCCGCTTCGTCCATCGTCAGCGCGTCCATCTTCTCGGCCAGGGCGCCGAGCGGCGCGGTGTACGTCCCGTCGGATGCGGGCGTCGCGGCGTCGCTGAAGTGCGCGCCGGCGACGAGCGTCTCGTCGGGGAGGGAGAGCACGCGCTCTTGGAGCGACTCGTACAGGGTCCGGGCCGCGTCGGGCGCGCCCTCGTCGCCCTCTTCGAGGTCGGGCCGGGCGACGCTCTCGGTGAAGAGGCCGTCGCCGGTGGCCAGCAGGCTCCCGCCGACGAGGTAGGAGGTCATCCCGGTCGTGTGTCCCGGCGTGGCGACGACCTCGATGTCGACGTCGCCCACCGAGAGCACGTGGCCGTCCTCGACCGTCTCGATGACGTCGGCGTAGGTCACACCGCGCCCCACGGCGGCCGCGGGGATGATGCCTCTGACGCCCGCGTCGTCCAGGTCGCGAACGCCGCTGACGTGGTCCGCGTGGACGTGGGTGTCGACCGCGTACTTCAGTTCCGCCCCCAGTTCCTCGGCGTCGGCGAGATACCGGTCGGTGAACGCGCGGAGCGGGTCGATGACGGCCGCCTCGCCGTCGGAGACGATCAGGTAGGCCAGACAGCCCGAGGAGGGGCGCTGGTACTGGTAGACGGCGCCGGGGCCGTCGTAGCGCTCGACTTCGATCCGGTCGTACAGCCGCGCCCAGCCGTTCATCCCCGCGTCGAGGTGGACGACGTCGCGGCCCGCCTGCTTCAGGACGCCGGCGACGTACTCGCTGGCGCCACCCTTCGCACAGAGCACGACCAGCGGGTCGCCCGCTGGGACCCGGCCGAGGAGGTCGTCGTCGACCTCGTCGAGGAACTCGTAGTACGGCACGTTCACGATTTCGACCGAGTCGCCGTCGATACGCCACTCCGCGAAGTCGCTCTCCATCCGCGCGTCGAGGATCGTCACGTCCTCGCTTGCGTCGACCCGCCGCTTGAGTTCGGCAGGAGCGATACTGTCCACCGTGACGTCCGGCATCGGGAAGTCGTCTGCATCCATCGTCGGATAGACGTATATTGTGCGCACCAATAAATATTGCGTACTTAGAGCAATACAATTCCGAGAGGAGGGTTCTCCGAAGTCCGTCACGAACGAACCGAATCACACGGCACTGATGTCCGCTTCGACAGTTTCATTGGTTATTCCCTCGGTTCATGGGCGTTTTGTCACCTCGAATCGGCTGCCCGACGCCACGTCGACTCGTCGCAAGAGCCGTCCAGTCGTGGGGGATTCGCGGAGTTGTATGGTTACTATCATACAATATACTGTGTGAGACGCTCACCGTCGGACGTCCGAACGGACGACCGAGTTCGTGTGAGAAGGGTTATTACGTGACATCCCGACGGCGGAGTATGGGTCACACGACGGTGGCCGTGCTCACGTTCGGTCAGTTGGCTGGAGTCGTCGCGACTGTCGCCGGCGTCGTCGCGCTGTACTTCCGCGAGGGCGTCGTCGACGCCGTCCGGGCACGGCGGCAGAAATAGAGAGTGCGAACGGGAACTAGAAGGAGACGTCCGTTTCGAGGTCCTCGGTCGCCTCTTCGAGTCCGTCGCGTCGGGCGTCGGAGGCGAACCGGGCAGAGAGGTCCTCGTCGCTCAGGAGTTCGGCGAACTCGTCGCGGAAGCGGTGACTCGCGCGGGCCGCGGCGGCCTCGCTCGTCGTCACGAGAAACGCGCGGCGGACGGCCTCGGAGTCGGCATCGACCGCCTCGACGCACTCGTCGAGCGAGGCGCCGTCGACGACGAGCGGACGGACCGCGTCGTCGACCGGCGTGCGGTCCGCGTCGGTCACGAGATGGAGGTCCATGCGCGCCTCGAACACCGTCTCCTCCTCGACGTCGAGTTCGTCGGCCAGGTCGGCGTCGGTCCGCTCGTCGAAGAACCCGCGGAGGACCGTCACGAGCGCGTCTGTTCCGAGCGACGACCGGAAGGGAAAGCGCTCGCGCATCGTCCCGATCAGGTCGGCGAGTCGCTCGTCGGTGACCTCGCCCCCCTCCCCCTTGATCGACCCGCGACCCGCCTCCTGGCGCTCGGTGACGGTGTCGGAGCCGGTCGTCTCGAGGAAGATGTCGCGGAGTTCCTCGGTCTTCTCGTCCATGGGGATGGGATACAGTCGGCGCGGCCAAAAGCCTGCTGTCGTTTCGCGCCGACCGTTCGTCAACCGAACTATTCAAGACGGTTTACGAAGCATCGTCGGGCACAATGGCGACGAACACAGAGTCGGTCGAACTCGTCGGCGACGAGGTCGTCGGCAACGTCGCGCGGGCGGTGCTCTTCGCCGCCGCGACTGCGGCGACCGCCCCCGTCGACCTCGTACACCCCCTCGCACCGAACGTTCCGATCACCCTCCAGACGCTGTGGGTCTACCTCTCCGGCATCGTCCTCGGGCCGATTTGGGCCGGGTTCGCGTTCGTGCTCTACCTGCTGGCGGGTCTCATCGGGCTGC
Proteins encoded:
- a CDS encoding sulfite exporter TauE/SafE family protein; translated protein: MELMGVSVALLAMFAGFGLLIGVLFGFFGMGGSFLVTPALLVMGYEPNVAVGSGLAFVFGTSVIATLKHRDLGQVDYKLGVSMIVGTTLGIEVGRLGLEYLQHIGLADSVVSVAYVVLLGGIGAFVTREALRGGGGGLSHDVDESEGDDEHDIPDIAKKIQSYHVPPMISLRGGITVSLWMVLIVAFFTGLLSGFLGVGGGFIRMPALFYAIGVPVPVAVGTDLFEIVFSGGIGSFLYAQSGAVDLSIVAPLLAGSALGARLGAAATSLVDEEGIKVYFGVMLLLGAFAVAIRQVGNFLGIDVLNTVSLVVIVGAALLVAGAVVLSSVRELRTASEETVHSTAD
- a CDS encoding DUF7512 family protein codes for the protein MFGIESLPGNTQAAALVGLVLVEAAILYVGYGALEQLVGKHVVRLLRGE
- a CDS encoding patatin-like phospholipase family protein; translation: MNTNPQKLSPDDVHYLSFEGGGGKGAAYLGALTALAHPDIGLLQHEAATDDYHLRRWTDADEFGIRGVAGASVGAITAALLASGWGVRALYENVVSDRTALAGFFDAAEPTHRKVPVALDAGRESPPRRGESSQPANCLVENRGEFVRRLGTRSAGAAVDAPLGKLVGRLTPNPAVRQFFTDPMRHLQNLWVDYGLFSGCSGRSFLETSVRNGRFVDRGDDPRAARSEGGEQDVTFSEHRRRSGIDLVLTGTNLRTGRAAYLSARHGLGGMTVADGVRISMGLPFVFKPVRISQEADPRYAGLWVDGGVLNNNPIHAFDHADGAFNEAVLGLRLEVDGNNEITSLVSYVKALGKTYLDASETREIRTEREGRQTVSLPIPDGTLGLFEFAPSEESVRTAGVASANAVFDYFEVDGDPESSLEAVVGLRAS
- a CDS encoding MBL fold metallo-hydrolase, which translates into the protein MDADDFPMPDVTVDSIAPAELKRRVDASEDVTILDARMESDFAEWRIDGDSVEIVNVPYYEFLDEVDDDLLGRVPAGDPLVVLCAKGGASEYVAGVLKQAGRDVVHLDAGMNGWARLYDRIEVERYDGPGAVYQYQRPSSGCLAYLIVSDGEAAVIDPLRAFTDRYLADAEELGAELKYAVDTHVHADHVSGVRDLDDAGVRGIIPAAAVGRGVTYADVIETVEDGHVLSVGDVDIEVVATPGHTTGMTSYLVGGSLLATGDGLFTESVARPDLEEGDEGAPDAARTLYESLQERVLSLPDETLVAGAHFSDAATPASDGTYTAPLGALAEKMDALTMDEAAFVDLVLSDMPPRPGNYEEIIATNLGLESVDDDEAFELELGPNNCAASQESLAGD
- a CDS encoding conditioned medium-induced protein 4 — its product is MDEKTEELRDIFLETTGSDTVTERQEAGRGSIKGEGGEVTDERLADLIGTMRERFPFRSSLGTDALVTVLRGFFDERTDADLADELDVEEETVFEARMDLHLVTDADRTPVDDAVRPLVVDGASLDECVEAVDADSEAVRRAFLVTTSEAAAARASHRFRDEFAELLSDEDLSARFASDARRDGLEEATEDLETDVSF